From Lepisosteus oculatus isolate fLepOcu1 chromosome 8, fLepOcu1.hap2, whole genome shotgun sequence, one genomic window encodes:
- the psma3 gene encoding proteasome subunit alpha type-3, giving the protein MSSIGTGYDLSASTFSPDGRVFQVEYAMKAVENSSTAIGIRCKDGVVFGVEKLVLSKLYEEGSNKRIFNIDRHVGMAVAGLLADARSLSEIAREEASNFRSNYGHDIPLKHLADRVAMYVHAYTLYSAVRPFGCSFMLGSYDEDDGPQLYMVDPSGVSYGYWGCAIGKARQAAKTEIEKLQMKELTCRELVKEVARIIYIVHDEVKDKAFELELSWVGEVTKGRHELVPKDIKEEAEKYAKESLEEEDESDDDNM; this is encoded by the exons ATGAGTTCAATTGGCACCGGG TATGATTTGTCTGCATCTACATTCTCCCCAGACGGGAGAGTTTTTCAAGTTGAATACGCCATGAAAGCAGTAGAAAACAGCAG CACAGCCATTGGGATCAGGTGCAAAGATGGGGTGGTGTTTGGAGTTGAAAAGCTTGTCCTCTCCAAGCTGTATGAAGAGGGTTCAAACAAACGCATCTTCAACATCGACCGGCATGTGGGAATG GCGGTGGCAGGACTCTTGGCAGATGCGCGATCTCTTTCGGAAATTGCGCGAGAGGAGGCTTCCAACTTCAGGTCCAATTATGGTCATGACATTCCCTTGAAG CACCTTGCTGACAGAGTGGCCATGTACGTGCACGCGTACACCCTGTACAGTGCGGTCAGGCCCTTCGGGTGCAG CTTCATGCTGGGGTCGTATGACGAAGACGATGGTCCCCAGCTGTATATGGTGGACCCTTCAGGAGTTTCTTAC gGTTACTGGGGATGTGCTATTGGAAAGGCAAGACAAGCTGCAAAGACAGAGATTGAAAAActccag ATGAAAGAACTGACCTGCAGGGAACTGGTAAAAGAAGTGGCTAGAAT AATCTACATTGTCCATGATGAAGTAAAAGATAAAGCCTTTGAACTGGAACTCAGCTGGGTTGGAGAAG TAACAAAGGGCAGACATGAACTGGTACCGAAAGACATCAAAGAGGAAGCCGAGAAATACGCTAAA GAATCTCTAGAAGAGGAGGATGAATCTGATGATGATAATATGTAA